A stretch of the Panthera uncia isolate 11264 chromosome D1, Puncia_PCG_1.0, whole genome shotgun sequence genome encodes the following:
- the ZNF408 gene encoding zinc finger protein 408 — translation MEEAEELLSGGERLQCAPDPRLGPELGWIPSGQGFARGLKDFPPGPTRAFLALKSLPRGLALGPSLAEEPCLGVWCVGEPLQPGLLWGPLEEESVTEQKEEGVKLRLEEDVSLGPWGDVCACEQSSGWISLVQQGRLEGEGNVALVRINEKLHLQVYRVVLPGFELLLWPQPRSDGLSPTQPRLEEEAAMAVVTEVDSASQQEVDSPGEDAAEPWTDPSHQSPPSIQAENMVSPGPKPQTQDQLPEESQPLGLLPRGGSMDEEDPPQTQMSPEPQSSSTTQQGPESSEASSSSSARATHLHAYLVKKLCGPSEQCPPRAKTSEFRAQQAGEQQQAGLPACLRSPPGPGGSPPKQRRRYRCGECGKAFLQLCHLKKHAFVHTGHKPFLCTECGKSYSSEESFKAHMLGHRGVRPFPCPQCDKAYGTRRDLKEHQVVHSGARPFACDQCGKAFARRPSLRLHRKTHQVPAAPAPCPCPVCGRPLANQGSLRNHMRLHTGEKPFLCPHCGRAFRQRGTLRGHLRLHTGERPYRCPHCADAFPQLPELRRHLISHTGEAYLCPVCGKALRDPHTLRAHERLHSGERPFPCPQCGRAYTLATKLRRHLKSHLADKPYRCPTCGMGYTLPQSLKRHQLSHQPGAPSSPPSVPPAASEPTVVLVQTEPELLDTCSEQDVSPAQDVFEVTISGSQEKCFVVPEEPGPASSLVLIHKDMGFSAWAEVVEVETGT, via the exons atggaggaggcagaggagctgCTCTCTGGGGGCGAGAGACTGCAGTGCG CCCCCGACCCGCGCCTGGGCCCGGAATTAGGATGGATCCCTTCTGGACAAGGCTTTGCTCGAGGCCTCAAAGATTTCCCGCCCGGGCCGACCCGGGCCTTCCTCGCTCTAAAGAGCCTTCCCCGGGGCTTGGCCCTTGGCCCTTCACTCGCCGAGGAACCGTGTTTGGGGGTCTGGTGTGTCGGGGAGCCCCTGCAGCCGGGACTGCTCTGGGGGCCTCTGGAAGAGGAGTCTGTCACCgagcagaaggaggaaggagtgaAACTACGGCTGGAGGAG GACGTGTCACTAGGCCCATGGGGAGACGTGTGTGCTTGTGAGCAGAGTTCAGGCTGGATCAG TCTGGTGCAGCAGGGCAGGCTGGAAGGTGAGGGAAACGTAGCCCTGGTGCGGATCAACGAGAAGCTCCATCTGCAGGTGTACCGCGTTGTGCTGCCAGGCTTTGAGTTGCTGCTGTGGCCCCAGCCTCGGTCTGATGGCCTGAGCCCCACCCAGCCCAGGCTAGAAGAAGAGGCAGCCATGGCTGTGGTGACAGAAGTGGACTCCGCTTCACAGCAGGAAGTGGACTCCCCTGGGGAGGATGCAGCAGAACCTTGGACAG ATCCCAGTCACCAGTCACCCCCCAGCATCCAGGCAGAGAATATGGTAAGCCCCGGACCTAAGCCTCAAACCCAGGATCAACTTCCCGAGGAGAGCCAACCACTTGGCCTGCTCCCTCGGGGTGGCAGCATGGATGAGGAGGATCCACCCCAGACACAGATGTCACCTGAACCTCAGAGCAGCTCCACTACCCAGCAGGGCCCAGAGAGTAGTGAGGCCAGTTCCTCGTCTTCTGCCAGGGCCACCCACCTGCATGCTTACCTGGTCAAGAAGTTATGTGGCCCCAGTGAGCAGTGCCCACCCAGAGCAAAGACCTCGGAGTTCAGGGCCCAGCAGGCTGGGGAGCAGCAACAGGCCGGCCTCCCTGCATGCTTGCGGAGCCCTCCTGGCCCAGGAGGAAGCCCCCCAAAACAGAGACGACGGTACCGGTGTGGGGAGTGTGGCAAAGCCTTCCTGCAGCTGTGCCACCTGAAGAAGCATGCGTTCGTGCACACAGGCCACAAACCCTTCCTTTGCACTGAGTGTGGCAAGAGCTATAGCTCAGAGGAGAGCTTCAAAGCCCATATGCTGGGCCACCGCGGAGTGCGACCCTTTCCTTGTCCACAATGCGACAAGGCCTACGGCACCCGGCGAGACCTCAAAGAGCACCAGGTGGTACATTCAGGTGCCAGGCCCTTTGCCTGTGACCAGTGCGGCAAGGCCTTTGCCCGCCGGCCCTCCCTGCGACTGCATCGCAAGACCCACCAGGTGCCGGCTGCCCCTGCCCCGTGCCCGTGCCCTGTGTGTGGGCGCCCCCTGGCCAACCAGGGCTCTCTGCGCAACCACATGCGACTCCACACAGGAGAAAAGCCCTTCCTGTGCCCGCACTGTGGCAGGGCGTTCCGCCAGCGGGGCACCTTGCGTGGTCACTTGCGGCTGCACACGGGGGAGCGTCCTTACCGCTGCCCGCACTGTGCCGATGCCTTTCCGCAGCTGCCTGAGCTGCGGCGCCATCTTATCTCTCACACCGGGGAGGCCTACTTGTGCCCTGTGTGTGGGAAGGCCCTCCGAGACCCACATACACTGCGTGCTCATGAGCGTCTGCACTCAGGGGAGAGGCCCTTCCCGTGCCCCCAGTGTGGCCGTGCTTACACACTGGCCACCAAGCTGAGGCGCCACCTCAAGTCCCACCTGGCCGACAAGCCCTATCGCTGTCCCACCTGTGGCATGGGCTAcaccctcccccagagcctcAAGCGGCACCAGCTCAGTCACCAGCCTGGGGCACCCTCCAGCCCACCCAGTGTGCCACCTGCTGCTTCCGAGCCCACCGTGGTACTGGTGCAGACTGAGCCAGAACTGCTAGATACATGCAGCGAACAGGACGTCTCCCCAGCCCAGGACGTCTTCGAGGTCACCATTTCTGGGAGCCAGGAGAAGTGCTTTGTGGTGCCTGAGGAGCCAGGCCCCGCCTCCAGCCTGGTGCTCATTCATAAGGACATGGGCTTTAGTGCCTGGGCAGAAGTGGTGGAGGTGGAGACGGGCACCTGa